In Saccharothrix syringae, the following are encoded in one genomic region:
- a CDS encoding TIGR03086 family metal-binding protein — protein MDLLDLNRTALDLNLALWADLAEEHLDLATPCAGWTVYELLRHQVEGTLAFAAAARGTSPGEPASDDMRVAYRAAADEATRAFREEGFLDRPAEFPGYGPRRGKDLVGAHFVDNLVHAWDLRRALGLDGTLDAGMAEAAHRMALRYPSTPDVRGPGAAFAMPVDVPADAPITDRLVGLLGRSPNWSA, from the coding sequence ATGGACCTGCTGGACCTGAACCGCACCGCGCTCGACCTGAACCTGGCGCTCTGGGCCGACCTGGCGGAGGAGCACCTGGACCTCGCCACGCCGTGCGCCGGGTGGACCGTCTACGAACTCCTGCGCCACCAGGTGGAGGGGACGCTGGCCTTCGCCGCCGCCGCCCGCGGCACCTCGCCGGGCGAGCCCGCGAGCGACGACATGCGCGTCGCCTACCGGGCCGCCGCCGACGAGGCGACCAGGGCGTTCCGCGAGGAGGGCTTCCTCGACCGGCCGGCCGAGTTCCCGGGCTACGGCCCGCGCCGGGGCAAGGACCTGGTGGGCGCGCACTTCGTGGACAACCTGGTGCACGCCTGGGACCTGCGCCGGGCGCTGGGCCTGGACGGCACCCTGGACGCGGGCATGGCCGAGGCCGCCCACCGGATGGCGCTGCGCTACCCGAGCACGCCGGACGTGCGGGGGCCCGGCGCGGCGTTCGCGATGCCGGTGGACGTGCCGGCGGACGCCCCGATCACCGACCGGCTGGTGGGCCTGCTCGGCCGCTCGCCGAACTGGTCGGCGTGA
- a CDS encoding TetR/AcrR family transcriptional regulator, with translation MKVDGRVERGEQTRRQILRRAADIASVEGLEGLSIGRLATELEVSKSGVFAHFGSKEELQLATVRAAAAIFVARVVDPAMAAPAGLERLALLLDGWLAYSEERTFPGGCFFYAVQAEFDARPGRVRDQLVELDARWHALVRDTAADVPGVGDPGQLAFELVAFLELANAQSVLHGDQRAYDRARAAVRGRLADFRR, from the coding sequence GTGAAGGTCGACGGACGGGTGGAGCGCGGCGAGCAGACGCGGCGGCAGATCCTGCGGCGGGCCGCGGACATCGCGTCGGTCGAGGGCCTGGAGGGCCTGTCGATCGGGCGGCTGGCCACCGAGCTGGAGGTCAGCAAGAGCGGCGTGTTCGCCCACTTCGGCTCCAAGGAGGAGCTGCAGCTGGCGACCGTGCGCGCGGCCGCGGCCATCTTCGTGGCGCGGGTCGTCGACCCGGCGATGGCCGCGCCGGCGGGCCTGGAGCGCCTGGCGCTGCTGCTGGACGGCTGGCTGGCGTACTCGGAGGAGCGCACCTTCCCCGGCGGGTGCTTCTTCTACGCGGTGCAGGCCGAGTTCGACGCGCGGCCCGGCCGGGTGCGCGACCAGCTCGTCGAGCTGGACGCCCGGTGGCACGCCCTGGTCAGGGACACCGCCGCGGACGTGCCCGGGGTGGGCGACCCGGGTCAGCTGGCGTTCGAGCTGGTGGCGTTCCTGGAGCTGGCCAACGCCCAGTCCGTCCTGCACGGCGACCAGCGGGCCTACGACCGGGCGCGCGCGGCCGTCCGGGGGCGGCTGGCGGACTTCCGGCGCTGA